One genomic window of Geodermatophilus sp. DSM 44513 includes the following:
- a CDS encoding acyl-CoA carboxylase subunit epsilon has product MTTTSSSSGRPPQPGAVPEPRGAHPSFDRGDPPGPHSSRPHDELASAPPLLRVVRGEPTAEELAALTVVVAALAQRRRPRRRPAPVGAWSWPADGHRRPLQPGPGGWRASGRTA; this is encoded by the coding sequence GTGACGACGACATCGTCGTCCTCCGGACGACCACCGCAGCCAGGTGCCGTCCCCGAGCCGCGTGGAGCCCATCCGTCGTTCGATCGCGGAGACCCTCCGGGCCCCCACTCCTCACGACCCCACGACGAACTCGCGTCGGCACCTCCCCTCCTACGGGTCGTGCGGGGCGAACCCACCGCGGAGGAGCTGGCCGCGCTCACCGTCGTCGTGGCCGCGCTGGCACAGCGGCGGCGCCCGCGGCGCCGGCCGGCACCCGTCGGGGCCTGGTCGTGGCCCGCGGACGGCCACCGCCGGCCGCTGCAGCCGGGGCCCGGTGGCTGGCGCGCCTCGGGGAGGACGGCATGA
- a CDS encoding nucleoside triphosphate pyrophosphatase — MSVDRRLVLASASPARLALMRQAGLAPEVVVSQVDESSVRAARVGEQVALLAAAKARAVAERETDALVVGADSLLEFRGKPLGKPADVQDARDRWQRMSGRSGVLHTGQALFDVRDGQVVSRDVAVVSTTVHFASPTPAEVEAYLATGEPLAVAGAFTLDGLGAPFVRRVDGDPAAVVGLSLATLRTQLAKRGLAITDLWRR; from the coding sequence ATGAGCGTGGACCGCAGGCTGGTGCTGGCCTCGGCGTCCCCGGCCCGCCTGGCCCTCATGCGCCAGGCCGGGCTGGCGCCGGAGGTCGTGGTCAGCCAGGTCGACGAGTCCAGCGTGCGCGCCGCGCGGGTCGGCGAGCAGGTCGCCCTGCTGGCCGCCGCCAAGGCCCGCGCGGTCGCCGAGCGGGAGACCGACGCGCTCGTCGTCGGCGCGGACTCGCTGCTGGAGTTCCGCGGGAAGCCGCTGGGCAAGCCGGCCGACGTCCAGGACGCCCGGGACCGCTGGCAGCGGATGAGCGGCCGCAGCGGCGTGCTGCACACCGGGCAGGCGCTGTTCGACGTCCGGGACGGCCAGGTGGTCAGCCGCGACGTCGCCGTCGTCTCCACCACCGTGCACTTCGCCAGCCCGACGCCGGCGGAGGTCGAGGCCTACCTGGCGACCGGCGAGCCGCTGGCCGTGGCCGGCGCGTTCACCCTCGACGGGCTCGGCGCGCCGTTCGTCCGCCGGGTGGACGGCGACCCGGCGGCGGTCGTGGGGCTGTCGCTGGCCACCCTGCGCACCCAGCTGGCCAAGCGGGGTCTGGCGATCACCGACCTCTGGCGCCGCTGA